A stretch of DNA from Oxyura jamaicensis isolate SHBP4307 breed ruddy duck chromosome 18, BPBGC_Ojam_1.0, whole genome shotgun sequence:
CTAACATAACCTGTCTGTAAGCCTTTGCTCCCattgtttttcctccattcaTGGATGAATGTTTTAAGAAAGACTTAGGGAATGACTTACTTTCAGTGCGcactttcttctgctgcattATTGTGATCTGTTTCTTTAACATATCCAAGGAGGTTATTTGATCCTCCCGTTCATGGGTTAGTTTCACCAGCTCTTTCTGCAGATTGAGCCAGTACTTCTGTAGTGTCAATACCTCAGAATTACGTTCTTCTATCTGCTTGGTCAGCCTGTTGACCTCAATTTCCAATGGTCCTAATTCTTGCCCCTGAATAAGGGCAAGATTTGGGATCAGTCAGATGGAAGCTGCTGGAGCACTTGTTTATAGCATCGCTACCAAATGCTTGAACAATATTGCTATTTTGTCACTAAGTTACTCTCTGCCTCTGTTTCCCATGGTTGAATAGGACTAATAGGACTGCCTGACCTCATGGGAATAAATGCAACAGAAGCCTGCAAGGGCCTCAGATTCTGTGATGAAAGGGCCACCTAAGCGCTAACAAGAGGTACAACTGGACTTCCAAAAGTTTGCCAAGTGTATGCCACAGTACTCATTTTCACACTGGCATCCATAAAGGTCTTCCAGTTCACAGTGCGAGGGACAAAGTGCTGGGTATCATGTGAACAGGGACAACTACCAAATAAATTGAGTCACTCAGCCTGTTCTATTCTCCCCTTGTCAGCCTTTCTAGATTTTATAACGTTAACCTATTCACTCCCAGAGTACTGATGTCATTTGATATTTTCATCAGGTACAGACAACTCCCTGCAGACTTCTGCATTAGGCACACCCTTGTTTTGCAGCAGTTCCCTGTGCAAGCTCCTCTTTGCATGCCTTAAGAACTGCTTGACAAATATAAACAGTTACATTAACTAGAGCAGCTTCTCAATCACCATACTGATGCCTGAAAGTTTTAACTGACACTTATGCCATTAAAATTATCAAGGACATCTGTGGCCACCACAAAGATTAAAATCAACTTTgagacagaaatgcaaaagtACATACCCCCTGCTGAGAAAGAAGCACCTCCAACTTCTTGTTGTACTGCCTGATGACCCCTTGCTTGTTCTCAATCTGAAGACTGCACTTTGCAATCTCACTTTCACTATGACTGATCAGATCgtggatattttttatttccttgtccAGCTCACCGAGCGTTTTTTGGAGAATTGTCAGCCTGCAGTTAGTGTGTGTTGTATTCATAATAACCTGGGTCATGTCATTCTCAACCTTGGAAAAATGCAGTTCCTAATAATAGACAGACAGAAGGCATACCAACGAGTTAATGCTGGTGACACTGTTTTGTATTGCCCACTTACCAAAGAACAGGAATCAAGGACTTTAGATTCTACCCCCTGGTCTGTGCTACAAGCTGTACGAAATCTACATACCATTGCAGTGCCTTTGTTTCCCCAGCTATTGGCAGGGGATAGCAATAGTTACCCCTGTCATAAGGTTGTTGAAAAGTATTAAGAAGCCTAAACACCCAAAAACCCCGTAATTGACCACTCTTTTCTCACAATGGAAACCAACCCTTGCAGTCCTCCAGTCACTTAAGACATGCACCTGATTTAAAAACACCTGTGCAGAGGTGTGAGCATGAAGTATTAGTGCCAGCCCACACAACTCAGTGTGATAAATACTGTGCTGAATCTTCTAGTTTTGTCTGTTCACACTCCTAAGAGAGCAACACTTGAGCAACTTATTGAGCCACAAAGAACCACGAGTCTGTTTTGACTGTTCCTTATACTGGAAGCCTTATTTAGAAGCTGAGAGTGTACATGTATCACATGCCTTTAGTAGGCAAAAGAGAAGTACCACGTGCACTGTCTTCTTCAAAAATGTAGGAACTTGTAACACGTTATACTAAATATTCCAAGGATTCATCATTCTGCcgttttctgtctttctttaagaaagaatGGTATGTTACGTGTCAGGCTTTTTTGACAAACTCTCTTGCATACACCAGCATGCTGCAATGAGATCACTCGACGAGCTAAAATGGGATCTAAACCCAGCAGAGCTTCAATTGCAGACACTGACGGAACACACTTGACAAACACGACTCTAGGCCATGACTGCAACCtgtttccttcccctgccctcccaaATGGACAAGGTACCATACCAGATCCATTTTTCTCTGATGAAGTTTTGCAACCAGCTGTGaggtttgcttttctgctttgttggACATCATGTGGTCCTGCAGCTTCGCCATGATCTCACTCTCCATCTGCTCTTTGGTTTCAGTTCCTTTCTCTATATCCTTACTGATGGATAACAACTCATTCAGACAAGCAGCTTGATCCTAAAAGGTAGGGAAGACTCAGGAGATAATCACTACAACTGTTTGGGGAAGGgtattaaatacttttatacAGTTCAAAAGGTTTCTTCTTCCAAGTGACTCTTCTCACCATCTTGATCCTACTGATGGTCTGCTCTGTCTCATGGAGAACGCGAGAATAGGTGCTAGTTTCTACCTTCAAGGCCTCCTGCTTTGAAACACACCGTGCAATCAGTTTCTTTGTTGTGTTGGTATCATTCTGTGAACGGTTCAGGATGGTGACAAGCATCTcattcttctcctcctccttcctgatTGACTTTCTACAGATATGGATGTCTGTTTCTAGGGACTTGAGGTCATGTCTGTGCTTGCTGAAGAGGCAAAGAGGATGGAAAATCATCACCTGGATTGATTCACGTGCTGAACAGTCATCTAGTATTGCACTTTTCAAACATGCTATTGCAGCAACAAatgaacagagaaggaagatCTTTATAAAAGCTATTCTACTATGATAGTGCAGAGTTCTCAAAAGATGGATGGAGATATTaagatttaaaaggaaatatgtgtaggaaaattattttcttctttcatttcctcccCTGCCactctttcccattcttttcctggtggatgacaacatttaaaatatattgtttggTCTCAGAGAATAAGTCAAGTTCTAAGACTCtaagctaaataaaaacttcatttgGCAACGATAGGATGGCTTTCCTGAAAATTTCTAAAGGCATCACAAAATCCTAACCAAAAGCGATAGATAAATCCTTCTTGATGTCTATGTCTTTGGACTGGGAGATAGTGCAAAAGTGAAGTAActttttgaaagaataaaatacaaacagaagaaattgtaagcagctttaaaaaaataaaaactacttcAAGTGACAGTTGTGTTGTGGGGTAAAAAATAGCAACGAAGAATTGTACTTCTTAGCCATTAAATATATTATGTGCTTCAGGGCAGCAGACTTTTCTAACATATTCTGCACATACAGTAACAAATCTGTCAGAAGACATGCTGTCCCTTTTAGAATCTCTCCTACCCAAATTATTTGAGATCTTTCCTGGGATGGTTCTCAAATGCCATACCTCAGCAACTCTTGTGTGGCAATGTAGACCTCATCTCTTTGCTTCATTCCAGCCAAGCTATTAGTCCAGTGGTTCATCAATCGCTTCTTCTCCACGTTTATAGCCTGTACCTCCATACAAGCCTAGGGAAGAGAGAATTTGTGAACAGGCTAGCCCTGCACCGAGCTGCGAAACCAAATTCACATTACAATGCAATGCTTTTTCTGTACACAATATGCTGGGCAGAACAGCTTCAATTTATATGTCTGGTTTATTGTCACACCAGAGCACAGAAAAGTTACAgttctccaagaaaaaaaaaaatgctgagaaagtGGAGGAGGAAGTGATTTACAGACAGTTCTTAaggacaaagggaaaaaagtcttCGTGCCAGCAAACAGGAACAAACTATAAAACTCTGGCCCATACTGTACGTATCACGTGAGCATAAGCCAACAGGGGCAGTCTCTCCAGAGGGAAGTATTaaccagaagcaaaaaaaaaaaatagcacttccTCACTTCCTACCTCATTTACTGCTTGTCGAGTTACTTTTGTGTCCTCTGCCTGGGCCACAAACTGAGCTTCAAACAAAGCAATCTGTTCTTGTAGTTCATAGGCTTTTCTTGTCAAGCGGTCCACTAGGAGATCCTAAAGAGTTAGAATCAAACAGTTCCGGAGTAAGACGATCTTGGTCTTAATCAACTACGTTCAACAAGAATAATGTAACATAGGCCAGAAGCAGGATTAAATTAGCAACTGGATTAGAACCTTTAGTGAACCTTTTCCATTAAATTATGAATGACTGTCATCAATGCAGCAGAAGCAACTTAGAGAAGAATGAGCCCtcctttgctgattttttttaattattccattTACTAATGTAAATGGATACTTCAGATCTGAATTAGCATTCATTCCTGTCAGTATATATTATATTGCAACACCTCTGCAATAGCTGGCAATCTTAATaatttgtgctttaaaattctttgttaaaaaacatCTAAATCCATTCTacttcaaatgtttattttttaatgcagaatcGTAAGCAATGTCTGCATCCTGCTGCAAAcggaaggcagcagagggagctcCAGCACACCAACagattcatttcattttcaaagttcGCTTTTCATTGTGAAACTCGTTGTGACTCAGAATAATTCTTGAAACTTGAACATAATTCTTCACTAAATATCTTTGTGCCCTCACCTCCCTTTGCTTGCATAAAGAGCAATTTACTATTCAAAGGcttgacaaaaaaaacaactttggcAGTACATGCCACTACCTTGGTAGTggtttttcccctcatttttaGAGAAGActgccttgttttgttttctttccttttttctttttttttttttttttccctccaattatttgggaaaaaatccCCACACACCTTCCCTGTCATTATAGCCTTTCTTCTAACAAGGCAGCACCTCCAAGACTCACCACTGCcacctgtatttatttatttaaaggcaGACAATTTTACTGGatacctgttttttcttttccatctcagCCTGGACCTTCTGTGCCTCAGCCTTCTTTGCTGACTGTTTCGTCAGTAAGATATTACGATACATGTCCTCATCCATATTCTGCATGTAGAAGAGGTGCAAGGCCAAGTTTTCCACTTGGGTCTGCATTGCAGAAACTGGGGTGGCAGGAGAAAGAATATTTACCAAAAAGTATGTCTGTAGGACACACTTCAAGCAGagataaaagggaaagaaacacagaagcatCCAAGCAAATGCCCACTGGGTGAAATTAGCCCTTCCTCAAGTGAGAATTGACATTGGCTATGGATTACAGCTCCATAGGTGAATTTAAAGGTCTTGGTAAGTGGTTCCTCAGTTCTCAGCAAACAGAATCCCAGGAAATCAAAGGAAGGGCTTCAGGAGGCTGTGAAACCATTCCTCTGCCccaaaacagaaatctttctcATACTGTTGAATGCctctttgattttttatttttaaaacaaactgtaaaaaaatCTAGGCTatctattttaattctttactaTCCTCACCATTTAAATCGTTTACTGTAACCTATCCAAATGCctgcaacaaagaaaaactgaagtctATTTATTTgactggaataggctgccacATGGACGGTGCTCGCACGCTCGTAGATGCTCCTAAATGCCTACAATCCTTGCATTTTAAGCACGCTCTTACAGAGACACAGACATCAAATGATGggcattttccttctgctaaaTCACAGAACAGCCTATGCACCAGGAGGAGTTTTAGTTTCAGCCCTGAAGTCCTTCTCAGCAGTAGAACATAGCAATATAAGTTGTATGGCAACCAGACATCTCTACAAAATTTCTCCGTGGGTGCATCAATCCCTGTGAAATTTACCGTACTCTAAAATCTAGTGCTTGGCTTGTATTCAAATTCATTCCTTCATATAGGGCTAGAAGTAGGGCAATATTACAAGGGCTGCCTCAGTCACCTTTCTTGCGTTCATCATCTGCATTCTGACACACTTTCTTGTAAGTCAGCCTGAGGCCCTTCAGTTCCTCTTCTAGATGCAAACGTGCTGTGGCTGTCTGAGAATGACGGTCATGGCTCTTCTCCAGTTCCATCTGCAGATgggccagctgctgctgcactccGTAAAGAATCACCCCAAGCTCTTCTCTCTGTACTTTGCTCTTCTTCGTTGCTGTCCTCTGCAAACACAAGAGGAAGTTGGTTATCTCACTTCAGCTTGGACAGGGATGGGATGCAGagagaaggcaaagaaagagTGCTATATACCAGTTCCCGAAGCTCTAGATTcactttttccatctgcttAGTAAGGTAATTCTTTAGGGCAGCCTGGAATCTTGTCATCAGAGGCTGTAAAAGAAGTATGATGTTGATAATTTTAACACACTCATGTAAAGAAGTTATGAGGGAATCTTAGTACTACTCCCACTATTGCTTAAACGTTGTATTCTCTCCCATGGAGGCTTGGATTCCCATTCTAGCTACACCCACTGCAGAAGGAGTTATACTGCGGGTGTTTCTTGAAATCAGCAGGTGACTGctgagaatatttaaaaatcagaaaattcagGAGAGCTACAGCTGAGAACCCCTCGACTCACTCTTGTTGCAAGTACTTCTTCCAGGAGTAATTAATATCAGATACGCCCACTACGTTGCTCATTTTTGAAACTACACCTTTGAGTTTGATATTGAGGAGTTAGCAGCTTTGCAAAAGCTTTTTATAAGAAGGTACTTTCAGCATACAGCTAAGCCACTGCCTACAGTTTGCCTCATGTTCTATATAGCTATGAATACAAATAACACGTCTGCCGTAACGAATGGCAAGATCTGGAGACTTCTCACATGTTCTGGATCCAAGACAACCAGttgtgtttcttctgctgtttcctcACTTCTTCcacttgtttcattttcctcagtTCCAGGCTGCTGGCCTTCCTGTTCCTGCCTTTGGCCGCCATGCTTGTTAGCAAGCTGACCTAATTGCTCAAAGACAGATTCtgaatagaaaggaaaaaaacaaacaaacacttatATTTTATAGTACTGTGCCTAAGGCTACATTCACAATgatgagaaagggagaaagctAGATAGTGTGCTTGTCAGATGGTATCAAGTACTGTAACATTCCTAAGGAACTGAATTATACCTGGCTCTGTGCTCAACTCCACTGAAAACACAGGCGCATGCGTAGGAGCTCCTGAAGACGTACGGGAAGGGCTGTCTGTCTCAGCTGTGGGCTGCTCCATCTCTCCCAGTTCAGGAGGGCTACCATCAAACTCCACTTTGGCTGAGAAAGCCTCAGGAGATTTTTCCTAGGACATGAAATACACTACCAGAATCAGCTTTTCACTCTATCTGCACCTTAAACTCTgctcatttttgtctttgtgagATATGAACAACAATACAGATAAAGAACCAACAAAAAAGCCTTGTTGTAAAGTCAGCCCACAGATACGCTGGCAAACCTGTGTCATTCCTGACAAAAGAAACTTTACAAAGATATATCACAGCAAAGGAACCTCTCCAGTTCTGTCAGAGCTTTTGTTCACTTCCCTCTCTTTTAGTTCTGATCTTGCAGTTGCATCAGTAAAACTGCTTCTGCAACACGAGAGCTTGATCGTACAAATAGTGGCCATGAGCTTTGGCCACTTTTTAAAGAGACCCCGTTTTATCCCTTATCATCAGCTGTCAAATCCAAACTTTGCGCAGCACCCGGAAGATATTTGCAGTTTGttatcactaaaaaaaatatattaattaaaaaagcgCACGTGTGCGCACCTGCAGCACGCGGGTAACTTTTTTCCCACTTTGCCTACGGCAAAAAGCGCTACGAGCCGCGCGAGAAGCAGAGACCAGGCGGCAGAAGGGACTTCTCAGGCCCGGCCTGGCTGCGGCACAGGACCGCGGGCCCTGACGGCTGACTTCTTCCCACCGACAACGCCTCCGGGCGGACTGCGGCCCGCAGGGAAGGCACACGGGCCTTGCCCAGCACCTTACATCCCCGGGACCGGCACGGGCGGGGATCACcgggcgggggggtggggggggtcaCCGGtcgccccccgccgccctcaGGCCGAGCcccgcagcggggccgggcccgcaCTCACCGCCGGCTCCGCCATCTTCCCGTTGCCAGGCGACGCGTCAACACCCGGTCACGTGACGGCTGCGGGCCGCACCACCGCagccccggccgggggggggtgCGGGTGTCTCGGGCCGCACCACTgcggagggggagaggggggcgcGGGCCGCACCGCCTCAGtccgccgccgcctccgggcccggccccgccgcaggTAACGGCaccgggaggggggggcgggaggggtTCGCCGTTCCCCGGAGCTCCTCAGCGGGCGGGGCCGGCACCGGGCGGGCCCCcagcggggcggggcgggcacaccccggcggagcggggcggcagGAGCCGGCCGGCGGCCCCCACGCAGGACCCGGTGGGTGCGGGTTCGGGACGGGAGGGGTCCCGGTGTCCCCGGGGGACGGGGACGGTGTCGCCGCCCCGACACGCGCCGGGTCCGTGCCCTCCGCTGCCCTCCCGCCCCGCGGCAGCGTCTCCGGGCTCGGCTCTGCCGGGACCAACCGGGGCCGGGGCGCGGCCGGGCCCGGTGCTGACCCcaccggggtggggggggaggtggggggtaGGGGACCGCCGCCGCCCGGTGCTCCGTTCCGCTTTGTACCCCCGCTCTTtgtctcccctccctccccgttCCCCCCCTAGCCTCacggaccccccccccaccccggtgTCCCGGagcgccccccggccccccccgcgccccgccgaGCCCTCTCGGCCCGGGCAGGCCCCGCTCGGGCCCCCCCTCACAGCCCGGGTTGGGCCTGGGGGCTCCCCGGGCAGGGGCCGTGTGCTGgcgggctgggagcagccccttcccctcccggcTCGCAGGGGTGTCGTGTTATTAATTGGTATAATGAGCAGGAAGCCAAAACGGGAGAAATCGAAGAGAAAACGGCAGAGACGTGAGGAGCAGCCGCTGCCCGGGCAGCGCAGATCCCAGGCTTGCCGGTGCTTTTGGAGGAGCCGCCTCTGAGCTCGTGGGGGCACAGCAGCGGATCTGAGCCTGGCCGTAACTTGGCTACAGCCGGGGAAGTTCGTGGCGGCCGCTTTTCCGAGCCTTTGTTGGGTGTGCGGAGTACCTGGCTCTGTGATGCatggggaaaagagaaatcttTGCAATTAGTTTGTCAGGCTGTCTGTCAAACAGGGCTCCTGGGATTCTTTAGCCGCTATTTGGGCGTTTAGAGTTATCAGGCCATGGCTACAGGGCattgtaaataaaaagccattaaaatgtTAGCTGCTGCGCTTAAGTAATAGGAAACGATGGTTAATCTCGGGACACGGGGACATGTGGCGCAAATAATTTCCTAGCGCTAAAGCGTATGTTGCAGTTTGACTTGGAGTGCTGGAGtggaaagctttttgtttgctttttttatgcCTAAGCAGgtgtggctgggagcagccagcaggctCCAATGATCgtatttcatttccctttttatctCTGAGTCACAACTCGCGGTATTTAGTCTGCTGTCCCTTTTTTTACCTTCTCAGCTGAGATGCATCTGAGCAAAACCCGCTCCACTGAAGTGACTGGAATCCGAGTACCGCGAGCGCCAGGATCTCAGCCTGCACTGGTGACTGCTGTTACTTTTCCCTTTGCTCCGCGCTCTGCGCGCCACGCGGCTGCACCTGCAGgtcagaaatgaaagactttGTGGTGACCTACATAATTCTCCCCGTGAAACGGGATGACTTCAGAATGGCTCCCCGcagtaaactttttttccttcatttggcTAGGTCATCTTAAATAGCGCTAGCTAATAGCTAGCagttttgaaagcatttcttttcctaatgtAGAGGTGTTCCAATACAAAGGGAAGGTCGCTGCAACTGCTCTCTTGTATACGTAGAGGAGTGCAGATCAAGCGAGTGCCCAGCTGAGGGGCGTGCACAAAGCCCTGAAGAAGGCTGGCGAGCCGCTGAGCCCTGATtcccagctcttctgctgcGGGTTGCCAGAAATGCAAACTTAGCATTTGTTCTTCCCAACACGAGGAGGAAGCAGCAACTTCTGCGGGTTTTGAGACCTCTGCTGTGCAGCGAATCCGTATTCCTTTAGTGTGCGAAATTAAATGCAAGTTACTgagagaaaaaaggggggagggggaaacgccttctgtgcttttcttttttatggtGTTTCAAGCTCAAATTTGGTGCTGATTTTGACAgctctcatttcttctttgtgtcCAGACATGCTGCAGGTCTCATGTTTCACTTCAAGAGTCCTGTAGTTTGGCTTATTTTGATTGCAGATTTATTAAACTCTTGCAAAGAAAACCTGCCCTTGGAGCCACGAGCTCTGCCGCCAGACACAGTGTCCGGCATCGTGCcttgcaggctgcagccctccccAGAGCACAGCCTGTCGTATGCCCCCCCTCGGCAAAGCTTTTTGTGAGAGGAGCCTTGTGGCTTCGCTCCAGTGTCCGTGCGCCCTGCGCAGACCGTGAGTAATGCGCTGGAGCCTGTGTCAGCCCGGGCAGGAGCTGTGCGCTGCCCTCCTTTCCCAGAGACAGGAATCTTGTGCAACCGGAGGCAGCAACATTTGGTCCGGCAGCGTCTGCCAAGGTGAGGGTGCGATCTGCCAAGCCAAACaggattttgttgtttatgAGAAGGGGAAGGGCATTTCCAAGCGAGGCGAGAAGCCAGCATTACTTGAGATGCTGCTGGCTGGAACTGGTCAGGCACTTGCGAAGAGGGCACCGGGGTGACTTCAGGAGCTGGCTGCCCGGCGCGTTTCTGAGATCTCGTGtagctgagaagtgctggcaccGACTGGGAGAGCAGCCAGGGGCTGTGAGAACAGACTTGCTAGCTGTAGCAAAGATTTTAGCGACAACAGTTGATGtgtgggagaagaaaatgtgtatgCGCTTAATAAATATTGGCACTGAGCACGAGCTTATCAGCTAATTCAGTGCTTCAGCTTCTGGAGAACTGGGTTGGCTCTGCCACATTGAAAAGAATCCCTTCAGATCAGggataaatagaaaattaatatgaaaagtatgtttttaacAGTGTGAATTGCTGACTTAGCTGTAGGACAGagtccctgcctgcctcccgaGCCGTACAAGAGGCAGTGGCAGCACCTGCTTCTCACAACCCAGGCCCCCTGGACCCTGCAGGCAGGCGCTGTCCCACACGGGAGAGGGCCCAGCATGGAGCAAACCCTGCAGAGAAGGTGGGGTTGGTACTTGCTGCTTTGTGGTGCGTGAACTCAGGGAAAGGAGAGGCAGATTCACAGGCTGCGTTTCAGAGAGTTGGGGGGTTGCGCAAGGAGACTAGATGACCCTCAGAGGTACAGTCCATCAGCTCGTCCTAGCTAGGACCGGCTGCCTGAGTAGTTCCTTGTGGCTATCTGCTTCTGAACCCTGTCTTTGAAACCCCCAGCAATGTAAATGGTTTCTTCAGGTTGCTCCATCCAGGTCTCCCTGCTGTGAGAAAGACTGTGGCGAGGACTATTCAGTTTAGTCAAGTTGCCTTActacctctcctctcctccataGACAGCTCTTCCCTCCTTTGGCACTGACAATTCAGGTGGATGAagatttttaatgcatttcccTTTGATCTTCCCTTGTCAGTCTCTCTCCATGCCCCAGACTGCTCCTGTCACTCTTCTGAAACTGCCCAGTGACTTGCATATGTTATCCTTTAGCGCTGGGACCAAAGCTAGACAGAATTCCCTAGCCTGTGGCAATGGTGGAAAGATTAATTCGAGTCATGCCGATGGAATTCTGTATCCCAGGAAGTTTGGCTGTTTGTTTGCAGCATCACAGTGGGCTTCTGCTTGTTCTCTGATGGATAGCTCTTCTGCAGGGAAGGCAAATGTAACACGTTTGATTTCCGTGTTGGCAAGATGCCGTACTATGGACATCctggcttttttcctcttcccagcctgcttgcttgtgtgtgtgcgtaCCTGCAGCGCCTTCCACCTGCGCATCAGGGCAGTGCTGAAGCAACAACAGGTGTTCTGCAGGATCAAAGTGATATTTACCTTCAAATTCCTCCTGCTTTCCAGGGAGCAGCTTTTGATCTTTACCTGTTGCTTTGTTCTTTCTATACGAGGTAAAAGCTAATTAAATGTTGCCTCTCTTGGCAGAGAAGCTCTTTACTTCTTCCTGCATTCCTGAGAGCCCCTGGAGGGCTGCGGCAGGACATCATACAAGCTCTTGTTTCGTGCCTGCATCTCCATCTGCTGTCCTTAGCAGGAAAAGCTCACTTGTGTTTTCTGAGTAAGCATTCCCTGGTCAACAGCTGCAGCACCTTGATACCACCTTCCCTCCTTGCTTACGCAGGTTTTGCCTTTTTAGAGTTCAGATGGAATTGCTGGCGTAGCTAAAGGTCTGGGTATTCGGGCTGGTTTCAGCTTTGACGGCAGGGGGGCATAGCTGGGCAGGCTGCGCTGCCTGTAAAACATGACAAGAACTCAGTGTTGTAACCTCCTCAGGTGCGTGGGCAGTGCAGGGACCCGATGCCGTGCAGGTTGCTCCACATCACTGCTTCAGACTCCCTCGGCGGTGGTGAAATGGTGTGTTGTAACGTGGTGGTAGGAAGGAGGAATTGCAGCAGGGTTTACTGGTTGTATTCTTGCAGGGTGCAATAAGAGGAAAGGGGACTCGTTCTGTAGCTAATAACTTTCTCCAAGATATGACCTACAGCATGGAACATTACTGTAGTTTTTGATGATCTGGACAAGAA
This window harbors:
- the CCDC40 gene encoding coiled-coil domain-containing protein 40 — translated: MAEPAEKSPEAFSAKVEFDGSPPELGEMEQPTAETDSPSRTSSGAPTHAPVFSVELSTEPESVFEQLGQLANKHGGQRQEQEGQQPGTEENETSGRSEETAEETQLVVLDPEHPLMTRFQAALKNYLTKQMEKVNLELRELRTATKKSKVQREELGVILYGVQQQLAHLQMELEKSHDRHSQTATARLHLEEELKGLRLTYKKVCQNADDERKKVSAMQTQVENLALHLFYMQNMDEDMYRNILLTKQSAKKAEAQKVQAEMEKKKQDLLVDRLTRKAYELQEQIALFEAQFVAQAEDTKVTRQAVNEACMEVQAINVEKKRLMNHWTNSLAGMKQRDEVYIATQELLSKHRHDLKSLETDIHICRKSIRKEEEKNEMLVTILNRSQNDTNTTKKLIARCVSKQEALKVETSTYSRVLHETEQTISRIKMDQAACLNELLSISKDIEKGTETKEQMESEIMAKLQDHMMSNKAEKQTSQLVAKLHQRKMDLELHFSKVENDMTQVIMNTTHTNCRLTILQKTLGELDKEIKNIHDLISHSESEIAKCSLQIENKQGVIRQYNKKLEVLLSQQGGQELGPLEIEVNRLTKQIEERNSEVLTLQKYWLNLQKELVKLTHEREDQITSLDMLKKQITIMQQKKVRTENEIQQEIKEQKDIERHMKSMSNDLIKMNTLINKNKSSFTELQYGNIITENEFIRSLKAAEKESIEMQEKHSRLTEEKERLLNSLVEAEHQIMLWEKKIQLTKEMRSAVDSETGQGEIRAMRAEIHRMQVRYGQLMKQQEKMIRDTEASVSRREAIAIRGEGQNKTDKKHITKSDFHRKKQELRKKITETQKNAQDCNKIVLELESTQASLSATFLEKQREMCTLQTESDSLDSDTEYLRNKKRWNLLELVAYQTRQKQLQAVKEGKYTPLCSTEQAWRNEQQKLQERLCTISGIVHQVQQEQPQYHRALEWLSQCLESRLGSQEAC